Proteins from a single region of Electrophorus electricus isolate fEleEle1 chromosome 5, fEleEle1.pri, whole genome shotgun sequence:
- the si:ch211-161h7.4 gene encoding uncharacterized protein si:ch211-161h7.4 isoform X2, with amino-acid sequence MDRKMLNLARAKKKLRYFRAEEKTPCALKDVYSLHDLDNIFDDLDSPSESGTPLLSPSPKSAGLVEQVSTSHSPEMKPPSPFGAEEPEVLAPESDIQDDHLNDKESPFKVIAPIKTSSPINMAVVGSGARNPEQPDPSPLAFRGEEKEPVEGDLRLPPFNQLLMSPNKLLQGDSDVLESPPARLDFGKPSNLDIVSVPSTPLQSSTLQDREYQTTAPEKGEELQADRSPSLPPAEVLQGSHSDPLPQEQCKDQGQEVKVDAEVKKWSFQQQLKNALQPKASCFRKPESQKRPVRAPSPIELDDYDDFMILEDDTPILFTIPRKSESSQKGKMAPEVRKSNPTKVSEVKQAALKPTDEAKSCKDEPRAPKLPTLKKGGKTCSKNTGTVAQEALAESVESLGANEEVAVCEQISCPSPQATQDADLPNTGKQRTRSKANPDQVGSKDGKKDVQVKSPGQKPSRKKSAKLTSDTSTRKEPETNVKKKNTTARSTIKISGPLSTSLVTAKLMKHGKNRSTVQTETLSKDKEQEDKLHDHNESVLNTREPQQRKSTIEADKKASKQPTTKQAASERLTKVTKVKTKEDLKRTQCTVPECDFSTEGPATGRRKRKPPGEWWLAPQSESLTREQEEVVHQSLQLKSHKKVKRKEIPSRPADSAKDPFPRTVRDSPTGPQNTVAGGKVAKKGKKPHADELKSNSAGHQKNPKRAHGKRKPKMVTANQCAAPAKMISMTPAPVVGEEVEGCAALEQLSSVAGSTPFRQPSLTPGRMFDQIYTRDNQSGAAQKCRQSPLHGPETVPGKRQRKAPGTWWEVLPSQTSPDSSCPPLNCSLSKPIPQKDHRRGTSVVSSQKMPVRAQKTNKRSMINTPKSVRRSLATFNSILASAKAEASIVRGLRRKGCRNLLHSLEEQSEHSSEIVHSDGPQNASGNATYDVCVSAVTMEPVTGRKKMDARLSAGSRVSDHDIGFKSGPSSMIELERFEEEEDSDLPSSQIIRHLRHVPRVLADCDLCGPPLRPIVLEPEDWDNLCVWLSHLWPSSSKNGRVISPDDFHWHAYGGRGMGHTVDLQNNTFSNGKILLGSFMKKPPQVDLNAVTHLNQNSITRHFLELIFPILSHSFWKPSTTKEPLQMPPTNSVLTLVFGSCWLLPLLCCYLVFLTFASVFRL; translated from the exons ATGGATCGAAAGATGCTCAACTTG GCAAGAGCGAAAAAGAAACTTCGTTACTTCCGAGCAGAGGAAAA aacTCCGTGTGCACTTAAAGACGTCTACTCGCTACATGACCTTGATAATATCTTTGACGATCTGG ATTCTCCATCTGAATCCGGTACGCCTCTGCTCTCCCCATCGCCCAAGAGCGCTGGGTTAGTTGAACAAGTGAGTACAAGCCACTCACCAGAAATGAAGCCACCCTCACCCTTCGGAGCAGAG GAACCAGAGGTATTGGCACCAGAAAGTGACATTCAGGATGACCATTTAAATGATAAAG AGAGTCCTTTTAAAGTGATTGCTCCAATTAAGACATCCAGCCCTATTAACATGGCAGTAGTTGGAAGTGGAGCAAGGAATCCAGAACAACCTGACCCATCCCCTCTAGCATTTCGTGGTGAGGAAAAGGAACCAGTAGAAGGTGACTTAAGGCTGCCTCCATTCAATCAGCTACTGATGTCTCCTAATAAACTCCTTCAAGG GGACAGTGATGTCCTGGAGTCTCCACCAGCACGTTTAGACTTTGGAAAGCCTTCTAATCTCGATATTGTTTCTGTCCCGAG TACCCCTCTACAATCCTCAACTCTACAAGACCGAGAATACCAGACCACAGCACCAGAAAAGGGGGAAGAGTTGCAAGC AGACAGGAGCCCAAGCCTGCCACCAGCAGAGGTGCTTCAGGGAAGTCATTCTGACCCCCTCCCACAGGAGCAGTGTAAAGACCAGGGCCAGGAAGTGAAGGTGGATGCAGAGGTCAAAAAATGGTCTTTCCAGCAACAGCTCAAAAATGCCTTACAGCCTAAAGCCTCATG TTTCAGAAAACCAGAATCTCAGAAACGGCCAGTTCGAGCTCCTTCACCAATTGAACTGGATGATTATGATGATTTCATGATCCTGGAAGACGACACTCCCATCTTGTTCACCATTCCGAGGAAGTCGGAGAGTAGCCAGAAAGGGAAAATGGCACCAGAGGTCCGTAAGTCCAATCCTACAAAGGTGTCTGAGGTGAAGCAGGCTGCTCTAAAGCCAACAGATGAGGCAAAGAGCTGTAAAGATGAACCTCGTGCTCCCAAGCTGCCAACCTTGAAGAAGGGTGGAAAAACATGCAGTAAAAACACAGGGACTGTGGCTCAGGAAGCTTTGGCAGAGAGTGTGGAGTCTTTAGGAGCCAATGAAGAAGTGGCAGTTTGTGAACAGATCTCCTGTCCATCTCCACAGGCCACCCAAGATGCTGATTTGCCTA ATACAGGTAAACAAAGAACAAGAAGCAAAGCCAATCCTGATCAGGTTGGAAGCAAAGATGGAAAAAAGGATGTCCAGGTCAAATCTCCAGGTCAAAAACCTTCAAGGAAGAAATCTGCCAAATTAACTTCTGATACCAGTACCAGGAAAGAACCTGAgacaaatgtgaagaaaaaaaacaccacggCCAGATCTACAATAAAAATAAGTGGCCCTCTCTCCACATCGTTAGTCACAGCAAAACTAATGAAGCATGGCAAAAACAGGTCTACTGTACAGACAGAGACATTGTCTAAAGACAAGGAGCAGGAGGACAAACTCCATGACCACAATGAATCAGTTTTGAACACCAGAGAGCCACAGCAGCGGAAAAGCACTATTGAAG CAGAtaagaaagcaagcaagcagcCAACCACGAAGCAAGCAGCTTCAGAGAGGTTAACAAAGGTCACGAAGGTGAAGACAAAAGAAGACTTGAAGCGAACGCAGTGCACTGTGCCTGAGTGTGACTTTTCTACAGAGGGTCCTGCGACtggcaggaggaagaggaaaccaCCTGGGGAGTGGTGGCTTGCCCCCCAAAGTGAAAGCCTCACCCGGGAGCAAGAGGAGGTTGTTCATCAGTCTTTACAGTTAAAATCCCACAAGAAAGTAAAGAGGAAAGAAATACCCTCAAGACCAGCTGACTCTGCCAAGGACCCGTTTCCTAGGACTGTTCGGGACAGCCCGACAGGGCCACAAAACACTGTGGCTGGTGGGAAAGTGGCCAAAAAGGGAAAGAAGCCTCATGCTGATGAACTGAAGTCCAACTCTGCGGGTCACCAGAAAAATCCTAAGAGAGCACATGGCAAACGTAAACCCAAGATGGTGACTGCAAACCAATGTGCAGCTCCAGCTAAAATGATTTCGATGACACCAGCTCCTGTTGTTGGAGAAGAGGTGGAGGGTTGTGCGGCTCTTGAGCAGCTCAGTTCAGTGGCGGGCAGTACTCCATTTAGACAACCAAGCCTTACTCCAG gaAGGATGTTTGATCAGATTTACACACGGGATAATCAGAGTGGAGCTGCTCAGAAATGTCGCCAATCTCCACTCCATGGACCAGAGACTGTTCCAGggaaaaggcagagaaaagcCCCTGGCACATGGTGGGAGGTGCTGCCTTCTCAGACATCTCCTGACAGCTCTTGTCCACCTCTGAACTGCTCTCTGTCAAAGCCCATACCACAGAAGGACCATCGCCGTGGCACCAGTGTTGTCAGTTCCCAGAAGATGCCAGTTCGTgctcagaaaacaaataaaagaagtATGATCAATACGCCAAAGTCAGTGAGAAGGTCCTTGGCCACGTTTAACTCCATATTGGCCTCGGCAAAAGCTGAGGCTTCCATAGTGAGGGGTCTCAGACGAAAGGGCTGCAGGAACCTGCTCCACTCGCTCGAGGAACAGTCGGAGCACTCAAGTGAGATTGTCCACAGCGATGGTCCACAAAATGCAAGCGGCAACGCTACCTATGATGTCTGTGTCAGTGCTGTCACCATGGAGCCTGTTACTGGCAGAAAGAAAATGGATGCTAGGTTATCAGCTGGGTCCAGAGTGTCTGATCA TGACATTGGTTTCAAAAGTGGACCTTCATCAATGATTGAGCTTGAGAGATTCGAAGAGGAAGAGGATTCTG ACTTGCCGTCATCTCAAATAATTCGTCATTTGCGACATGTACCACGGGTGCTGGCAGACTGTGATCTGTGTGGCCCCCCACTGCGACCCATCGTTTTGGAGCCTGAAGACTGGGACAACCTCTGTGTCTGGCTCTCGCATCTTTGGCCTTCGTCTTCTAAAA ATGGCCGAGTCATTAGCCCTGATGACTTCCACTGGCATGCTTATGGGGGAAGAGGAATGGGTCATACGGTGGACCTTCAGAACAACACTTTCTCCAATGGCAAGATTTTGCTGGGGTCGTTTATGAAGAAACCTCCGCAGGTGGATCTTAATGCAGTGACT
- the si:ch211-161h7.4 gene encoding uncharacterized protein si:ch211-161h7.4 isoform X1: MDRKMLNLARAKKKLRYFRAEEKTPCALKDVYSLHDLDNIFDDLDSPSESGTPLLSPSPKSAGLVEQVSTSHSPEMKPPSPFGAEEPEVLAPESDIQDDHLNDKESPFKVIAPIKTSSPINMAVVGSGARNPEQPDPSPLAFRGEEKEPVEGDLRLPPFNQLLMSPNKLLQGDSDVLESPPARLDFGKPSNLDIVSVPSSTPLQSSTLQDREYQTTAPEKGEELQADRSPSLPPAEVLQGSHSDPLPQEQCKDQGQEVKVDAEVKKWSFQQQLKNALQPKASCFRKPESQKRPVRAPSPIELDDYDDFMILEDDTPILFTIPRKSESSQKGKMAPEVRKSNPTKVSEVKQAALKPTDEAKSCKDEPRAPKLPTLKKGGKTCSKNTGTVAQEALAESVESLGANEEVAVCEQISCPSPQATQDADLPNTGKQRTRSKANPDQVGSKDGKKDVQVKSPGQKPSRKKSAKLTSDTSTRKEPETNVKKKNTTARSTIKISGPLSTSLVTAKLMKHGKNRSTVQTETLSKDKEQEDKLHDHNESVLNTREPQQRKSTIEADKKASKQPTTKQAASERLTKVTKVKTKEDLKRTQCTVPECDFSTEGPATGRRKRKPPGEWWLAPQSESLTREQEEVVHQSLQLKSHKKVKRKEIPSRPADSAKDPFPRTVRDSPTGPQNTVAGGKVAKKGKKPHADELKSNSAGHQKNPKRAHGKRKPKMVTANQCAAPAKMISMTPAPVVGEEVEGCAALEQLSSVAGSTPFRQPSLTPGRMFDQIYTRDNQSGAAQKCRQSPLHGPETVPGKRQRKAPGTWWEVLPSQTSPDSSCPPLNCSLSKPIPQKDHRRGTSVVSSQKMPVRAQKTNKRSMINTPKSVRRSLATFNSILASAKAEASIVRGLRRKGCRNLLHSLEEQSEHSSEIVHSDGPQNASGNATYDVCVSAVTMEPVTGRKKMDARLSAGSRVSDHDIGFKSGPSSMIELERFEEEEDSDLPSSQIIRHLRHVPRVLADCDLCGPPLRPIVLEPEDWDNLCVWLSHLWPSSSKNGRVISPDDFHWHAYGGRGMGHTVDLQNNTFSNGKILLGSFMKKPPQVDLNAVTHLNQNSITRHFLELIFPILSHSFWKPSTTKEPLQMPPTNSVLTLVFGSCWLLPLLCCYLVFLTFASVFRL, translated from the exons ATGGATCGAAAGATGCTCAACTTG GCAAGAGCGAAAAAGAAACTTCGTTACTTCCGAGCAGAGGAAAA aacTCCGTGTGCACTTAAAGACGTCTACTCGCTACATGACCTTGATAATATCTTTGACGATCTGG ATTCTCCATCTGAATCCGGTACGCCTCTGCTCTCCCCATCGCCCAAGAGCGCTGGGTTAGTTGAACAAGTGAGTACAAGCCACTCACCAGAAATGAAGCCACCCTCACCCTTCGGAGCAGAG GAACCAGAGGTATTGGCACCAGAAAGTGACATTCAGGATGACCATTTAAATGATAAAG AGAGTCCTTTTAAAGTGATTGCTCCAATTAAGACATCCAGCCCTATTAACATGGCAGTAGTTGGAAGTGGAGCAAGGAATCCAGAACAACCTGACCCATCCCCTCTAGCATTTCGTGGTGAGGAAAAGGAACCAGTAGAAGGTGACTTAAGGCTGCCTCCATTCAATCAGCTACTGATGTCTCCTAATAAACTCCTTCAAGG GGACAGTGATGTCCTGGAGTCTCCACCAGCACGTTTAGACTTTGGAAAGCCTTCTAATCTCGATATTGTTTCTGTCCCGAG CAGTACCCCTCTACAATCCTCAACTCTACAAGACCGAGAATACCAGACCACAGCACCAGAAAAGGGGGAAGAGTTGCAAGC AGACAGGAGCCCAAGCCTGCCACCAGCAGAGGTGCTTCAGGGAAGTCATTCTGACCCCCTCCCACAGGAGCAGTGTAAAGACCAGGGCCAGGAAGTGAAGGTGGATGCAGAGGTCAAAAAATGGTCTTTCCAGCAACAGCTCAAAAATGCCTTACAGCCTAAAGCCTCATG TTTCAGAAAACCAGAATCTCAGAAACGGCCAGTTCGAGCTCCTTCACCAATTGAACTGGATGATTATGATGATTTCATGATCCTGGAAGACGACACTCCCATCTTGTTCACCATTCCGAGGAAGTCGGAGAGTAGCCAGAAAGGGAAAATGGCACCAGAGGTCCGTAAGTCCAATCCTACAAAGGTGTCTGAGGTGAAGCAGGCTGCTCTAAAGCCAACAGATGAGGCAAAGAGCTGTAAAGATGAACCTCGTGCTCCCAAGCTGCCAACCTTGAAGAAGGGTGGAAAAACATGCAGTAAAAACACAGGGACTGTGGCTCAGGAAGCTTTGGCAGAGAGTGTGGAGTCTTTAGGAGCCAATGAAGAAGTGGCAGTTTGTGAACAGATCTCCTGTCCATCTCCACAGGCCACCCAAGATGCTGATTTGCCTA ATACAGGTAAACAAAGAACAAGAAGCAAAGCCAATCCTGATCAGGTTGGAAGCAAAGATGGAAAAAAGGATGTCCAGGTCAAATCTCCAGGTCAAAAACCTTCAAGGAAGAAATCTGCCAAATTAACTTCTGATACCAGTACCAGGAAAGAACCTGAgacaaatgtgaagaaaaaaaacaccacggCCAGATCTACAATAAAAATAAGTGGCCCTCTCTCCACATCGTTAGTCACAGCAAAACTAATGAAGCATGGCAAAAACAGGTCTACTGTACAGACAGAGACATTGTCTAAAGACAAGGAGCAGGAGGACAAACTCCATGACCACAATGAATCAGTTTTGAACACCAGAGAGCCACAGCAGCGGAAAAGCACTATTGAAG CAGAtaagaaagcaagcaagcagcCAACCACGAAGCAAGCAGCTTCAGAGAGGTTAACAAAGGTCACGAAGGTGAAGACAAAAGAAGACTTGAAGCGAACGCAGTGCACTGTGCCTGAGTGTGACTTTTCTACAGAGGGTCCTGCGACtggcaggaggaagaggaaaccaCCTGGGGAGTGGTGGCTTGCCCCCCAAAGTGAAAGCCTCACCCGGGAGCAAGAGGAGGTTGTTCATCAGTCTTTACAGTTAAAATCCCACAAGAAAGTAAAGAGGAAAGAAATACCCTCAAGACCAGCTGACTCTGCCAAGGACCCGTTTCCTAGGACTGTTCGGGACAGCCCGACAGGGCCACAAAACACTGTGGCTGGTGGGAAAGTGGCCAAAAAGGGAAAGAAGCCTCATGCTGATGAACTGAAGTCCAACTCTGCGGGTCACCAGAAAAATCCTAAGAGAGCACATGGCAAACGTAAACCCAAGATGGTGACTGCAAACCAATGTGCAGCTCCAGCTAAAATGATTTCGATGACACCAGCTCCTGTTGTTGGAGAAGAGGTGGAGGGTTGTGCGGCTCTTGAGCAGCTCAGTTCAGTGGCGGGCAGTACTCCATTTAGACAACCAAGCCTTACTCCAG gaAGGATGTTTGATCAGATTTACACACGGGATAATCAGAGTGGAGCTGCTCAGAAATGTCGCCAATCTCCACTCCATGGACCAGAGACTGTTCCAGggaaaaggcagagaaaagcCCCTGGCACATGGTGGGAGGTGCTGCCTTCTCAGACATCTCCTGACAGCTCTTGTCCACCTCTGAACTGCTCTCTGTCAAAGCCCATACCACAGAAGGACCATCGCCGTGGCACCAGTGTTGTCAGTTCCCAGAAGATGCCAGTTCGTgctcagaaaacaaataaaagaagtATGATCAATACGCCAAAGTCAGTGAGAAGGTCCTTGGCCACGTTTAACTCCATATTGGCCTCGGCAAAAGCTGAGGCTTCCATAGTGAGGGGTCTCAGACGAAAGGGCTGCAGGAACCTGCTCCACTCGCTCGAGGAACAGTCGGAGCACTCAAGTGAGATTGTCCACAGCGATGGTCCACAAAATGCAAGCGGCAACGCTACCTATGATGTCTGTGTCAGTGCTGTCACCATGGAGCCTGTTACTGGCAGAAAGAAAATGGATGCTAGGTTATCAGCTGGGTCCAGAGTGTCTGATCA TGACATTGGTTTCAAAAGTGGACCTTCATCAATGATTGAGCTTGAGAGATTCGAAGAGGAAGAGGATTCTG ACTTGCCGTCATCTCAAATAATTCGTCATTTGCGACATGTACCACGGGTGCTGGCAGACTGTGATCTGTGTGGCCCCCCACTGCGACCCATCGTTTTGGAGCCTGAAGACTGGGACAACCTCTGTGTCTGGCTCTCGCATCTTTGGCCTTCGTCTTCTAAAA ATGGCCGAGTCATTAGCCCTGATGACTTCCACTGGCATGCTTATGGGGGAAGAGGAATGGGTCATACGGTGGACCTTCAGAACAACACTTTCTCCAATGGCAAGATTTTGCTGGGGTCGTTTATGAAGAAACCTCCGCAGGTGGATCTTAATGCAGTGACT
- the si:ch211-161h7.4 gene encoding uncharacterized protein si:ch211-161h7.4 isoform X4 — MDRKMLNLARAKKKLRYFRAEEKTPCALKDVYSLHDLDNIFDDLDSPSESGTPLLSPSPKSAGLVEQVSTSHSPEMKPPSPFGAEEPEVLAPESDIQDDHLNDKESPFKVIAPIKTSSPINMAVVGSGARNPEQPDPSPLAFRGEEKEPVEGDLRLPPFNQLLMSPNKLLQGDSDVLESPPARLDFGKPSNLDIVSVPSSTPLQSSTLQDREYQTTAPEKGEELQADRSPSLPPAEVLQGSHSDPLPQEQCKDQGQEVKVDAEVKKWSFQQQLKNALQPKASCFRKPESQKRPVRAPSPIELDDYDDFMILEDDTPILFTIPRKSESSQKGKMAPEVRKSNPTKVSEVKQAALKPTDEAKSCKDEPRAPKLPTLKKGGKTCSKNTGTVAQEALAESVESLGANEEVAVCEQISCPSPQATQDADLPNTGKQRTRSKANPDQVGSKDGKKDVQVKSPGQKPSRKKSAKLTSDTSTRKEPETNVKKKNTTARSTIKISGPLSTSLVTAKLMKHGKNRSTVQTETLSKDKEQEDKLHDHNESVLNTREPQQRKSTIEADKKASKQPTTKQAASERLTKVTKVKTKEDLKRTQCTVPECDFSTEGPATGRRKRKPPGEWWLAPQSESLTREQEEVVHQSLQLKSHKKVKRKEIPSRPADSAKDPFPRTVRDSPTGPQNTVAGGKVAKKGKKPHADELKSNSAGHQKNPKRAHGKRKPKMVTANQCAAPAKMISMTPAPVVGEEVEGCAALEQLSSVAGSTPFRQPSLTPGRMFDQIYTRDNQSGAAQKCRQSPLHGPETVPGKRQRKAPGTWWEVLPSQTSPDSSCPPLNCSLSKPIPQKDHRRGTSVVSSQKMPVRAQKTNKRSMINTPKSVRRSLATFNSILASAKAEASIVRGLRRKGCRNLLHSLEEQSEHSSEIVHSDGPQNASGNATYDVCVSAVTMEPVTGRKKMDARLSAGSRVSDHDIGFKSGPSSMIELERFEEEEDSDLPSSQIIRHLRHVPRVLADCDLCGPPLRPIVLEPEDWDNLCVWLSHLWPSSSKNGRVISPDDFHWHAYGGRGMGHTVDLQNNTFSNGKILLGSFMKKPPQVDLNAVTVFNVVSSCVRVEIDGIMTVYNSGQTFVTPCGQSYSIHNICREPAILWYNRMLPNHSRN; from the exons ATGGATCGAAAGATGCTCAACTTG GCAAGAGCGAAAAAGAAACTTCGTTACTTCCGAGCAGAGGAAAA aacTCCGTGTGCACTTAAAGACGTCTACTCGCTACATGACCTTGATAATATCTTTGACGATCTGG ATTCTCCATCTGAATCCGGTACGCCTCTGCTCTCCCCATCGCCCAAGAGCGCTGGGTTAGTTGAACAAGTGAGTACAAGCCACTCACCAGAAATGAAGCCACCCTCACCCTTCGGAGCAGAG GAACCAGAGGTATTGGCACCAGAAAGTGACATTCAGGATGACCATTTAAATGATAAAG AGAGTCCTTTTAAAGTGATTGCTCCAATTAAGACATCCAGCCCTATTAACATGGCAGTAGTTGGAAGTGGAGCAAGGAATCCAGAACAACCTGACCCATCCCCTCTAGCATTTCGTGGTGAGGAAAAGGAACCAGTAGAAGGTGACTTAAGGCTGCCTCCATTCAATCAGCTACTGATGTCTCCTAATAAACTCCTTCAAGG GGACAGTGATGTCCTGGAGTCTCCACCAGCACGTTTAGACTTTGGAAAGCCTTCTAATCTCGATATTGTTTCTGTCCCGAG CAGTACCCCTCTACAATCCTCAACTCTACAAGACCGAGAATACCAGACCACAGCACCAGAAAAGGGGGAAGAGTTGCAAGC AGACAGGAGCCCAAGCCTGCCACCAGCAGAGGTGCTTCAGGGAAGTCATTCTGACCCCCTCCCACAGGAGCAGTGTAAAGACCAGGGCCAGGAAGTGAAGGTGGATGCAGAGGTCAAAAAATGGTCTTTCCAGCAACAGCTCAAAAATGCCTTACAGCCTAAAGCCTCATG TTTCAGAAAACCAGAATCTCAGAAACGGCCAGTTCGAGCTCCTTCACCAATTGAACTGGATGATTATGATGATTTCATGATCCTGGAAGACGACACTCCCATCTTGTTCACCATTCCGAGGAAGTCGGAGAGTAGCCAGAAAGGGAAAATGGCACCAGAGGTCCGTAAGTCCAATCCTACAAAGGTGTCTGAGGTGAAGCAGGCTGCTCTAAAGCCAACAGATGAGGCAAAGAGCTGTAAAGATGAACCTCGTGCTCCCAAGCTGCCAACCTTGAAGAAGGGTGGAAAAACATGCAGTAAAAACACAGGGACTGTGGCTCAGGAAGCTTTGGCAGAGAGTGTGGAGTCTTTAGGAGCCAATGAAGAAGTGGCAGTTTGTGAACAGATCTCCTGTCCATCTCCACAGGCCACCCAAGATGCTGATTTGCCTA ATACAGGTAAACAAAGAACAAGAAGCAAAGCCAATCCTGATCAGGTTGGAAGCAAAGATGGAAAAAAGGATGTCCAGGTCAAATCTCCAGGTCAAAAACCTTCAAGGAAGAAATCTGCCAAATTAACTTCTGATACCAGTACCAGGAAAGAACCTGAgacaaatgtgaagaaaaaaaacaccacggCCAGATCTACAATAAAAATAAGTGGCCCTCTCTCCACATCGTTAGTCACAGCAAAACTAATGAAGCATGGCAAAAACAGGTCTACTGTACAGACAGAGACATTGTCTAAAGACAAGGAGCAGGAGGACAAACTCCATGACCACAATGAATCAGTTTTGAACACCAGAGAGCCACAGCAGCGGAAAAGCACTATTGAAG CAGAtaagaaagcaagcaagcagcCAACCACGAAGCAAGCAGCTTCAGAGAGGTTAACAAAGGTCACGAAGGTGAAGACAAAAGAAGACTTGAAGCGAACGCAGTGCACTGTGCCTGAGTGTGACTTTTCTACAGAGGGTCCTGCGACtggcaggaggaagaggaaaccaCCTGGGGAGTGGTGGCTTGCCCCCCAAAGTGAAAGCCTCACCCGGGAGCAAGAGGAGGTTGTTCATCAGTCTTTACAGTTAAAATCCCACAAGAAAGTAAAGAGGAAAGAAATACCCTCAAGACCAGCTGACTCTGCCAAGGACCCGTTTCCTAGGACTGTTCGGGACAGCCCGACAGGGCCACAAAACACTGTGGCTGGTGGGAAAGTGGCCAAAAAGGGAAAGAAGCCTCATGCTGATGAACTGAAGTCCAACTCTGCGGGTCACCAGAAAAATCCTAAGAGAGCACATGGCAAACGTAAACCCAAGATGGTGACTGCAAACCAATGTGCAGCTCCAGCTAAAATGATTTCGATGACACCAGCTCCTGTTGTTGGAGAAGAGGTGGAGGGTTGTGCGGCTCTTGAGCAGCTCAGTTCAGTGGCGGGCAGTACTCCATTTAGACAACCAAGCCTTACTCCAG gaAGGATGTTTGATCAGATTTACACACGGGATAATCAGAGTGGAGCTGCTCAGAAATGTCGCCAATCTCCACTCCATGGACCAGAGACTGTTCCAGggaaaaggcagagaaaagcCCCTGGCACATGGTGGGAGGTGCTGCCTTCTCAGACATCTCCTGACAGCTCTTGTCCACCTCTGAACTGCTCTCTGTCAAAGCCCATACCACAGAAGGACCATCGCCGTGGCACCAGTGTTGTCAGTTCCCAGAAGATGCCAGTTCGTgctcagaaaacaaataaaagaagtATGATCAATACGCCAAAGTCAGTGAGAAGGTCCTTGGCCACGTTTAACTCCATATTGGCCTCGGCAAAAGCTGAGGCTTCCATAGTGAGGGGTCTCAGACGAAAGGGCTGCAGGAACCTGCTCCACTCGCTCGAGGAACAGTCGGAGCACTCAAGTGAGATTGTCCACAGCGATGGTCCACAAAATGCAAGCGGCAACGCTACCTATGATGTCTGTGTCAGTGCTGTCACCATGGAGCCTGTTACTGGCAGAAAGAAAATGGATGCTAGGTTATCAGCTGGGTCCAGAGTGTCTGATCA TGACATTGGTTTCAAAAGTGGACCTTCATCAATGATTGAGCTTGAGAGATTCGAAGAGGAAGAGGATTCTG ACTTGCCGTCATCTCAAATAATTCGTCATTTGCGACATGTACCACGGGTGCTGGCAGACTGTGATCTGTGTGGCCCCCCACTGCGACCCATCGTTTTGGAGCCTGAAGACTGGGACAACCTCTGTGTCTGGCTCTCGCATCTTTGGCCTTCGTCTTCTAAAA ATGGCCGAGTCATTAGCCCTGATGACTTCCACTGGCATGCTTATGGGGGAAGAGGAATGGGTCATACGGTGGACCTTCAGAACAACACTTTCTCCAATGGCAAGATTTTGCTGGGGTCGTTTATGAAGAAACCTCCGCAGGTGGATCTTAATGCAGTGACT